From Chryseobacterium shandongense, the proteins below share one genomic window:
- a CDS encoding HamA C-terminal domain-containing protein, whose amino-acid sequence MLEFDVLIDDFLYKYDTAEEIGLCKTEKILSLTNDFEDGQWRQSKFQSFIWDNIAETALSYRERESLLNKHQSTLIESAKKLRLTDLDKDQTGQGSELAEIILYGIMKNHYGALPVVPKIFYKQNVQDNAKGSDSVHIVVEDENNFSLWLGEAKFYNSIEDDRLGSIITSIENSLKLEKLKKENSIITNLSDLDELLDKESIIYKDIMKLLAKEASIDELKPKLHVPILLLYECPITVKFTELSDELKQELANYHLARVKSYFTKQLKKLKENIHRYDKIHFHTILLPVPSKENIVSSFVENVVHYKKQ is encoded by the coding sequence AATTGGTTTGTGCAAAACGGAGAAAATATTAAGCCTAACAAATGATTTCGAGGACGGTCAATGGAGACAGTCTAAATTTCAAAGTTTCATTTGGGATAATATTGCCGAAACAGCACTCTCTTATAGAGAAAGGGAATCTTTGCTTAATAAGCATCAATCAACTTTAATTGAATCTGCTAAAAAATTGAGACTTACTGATCTTGATAAAGACCAAACCGGTCAAGGAAGCGAATTGGCAGAAATTATTCTTTATGGCATAATGAAAAATCATTATGGAGCATTGCCTGTTGTCCCTAAAATTTTCTATAAACAAAATGTTCAAGATAATGCTAAAGGTTCAGATAGCGTACACATCGTTGTTGAGGATGAGAATAATTTTTCTTTATGGCTGGGAGAGGCAAAATTTTATAATAGTATCGAAGATGATCGATTAGGCTCAATAATAACTTCGATTGAAAATTCATTGAAACTGGAAAAACTTAAAAAGGAAAATAGTATCATAACTAATTTATCAGATTTGGATGAACTTCTTGATAAAGAGTCCATCATCTATAAAGATATAATGAAGCTATTAGCAAAAGAGGCATCAATAGATGAATTAAAGCCAAAACTTCACGTTCCAATTTTACTCTTATATGAATGCCCTATAACTGTTAAATTCACAGAACTTTCGGATGAACTAAAGCAAGAACTAGCTAACTACCACCTAGCTAGAGTTAAATCCTACTTTACAAAGCAATTAAAAAAGCTTAAAGAGAATATTCACAGATACGATAAGATTCACTTCCATACCATCTTGTTACCTGTCCCATCGAAAGAAAATATCGTTAGCTCTTTTGTGGAGAATGTCGTTCATTATAAAAAGCAATAA